From Macaca mulatta isolate MMU2019108-1 chromosome 3, T2T-MMU8v2.0, whole genome shotgun sequence, the proteins below share one genomic window:
- the BUD31 gene encoding protein BUD31 homolog isoform X1, with translation MPKVKRSRKAPPDGWELIEPTLDELDQKMREAETEPHEGKRKVESLWPIFRIHHQKTRYIFDLFYKRKAISRELYEYCIKEGYADKNLIAKWKKQGYENLCCLRCIQTRDTNFGTNCICRVPKSKLEVGRIIECTHCGCRGCSG, from the exons ATGCCTAAAGTCAAAAGAAGCCGGAAAGCACCCCCAGATGGCTGGGAGTTGATTGAGCCAACGCTGGATGAATTAGATCAAAAGATGAGAGAAG CTGAAACAGAACCGCAtgagggaaaaaggaaagtggAATCTCTGTGGCCCATCTTCAGGATCCACCACCAGAAAACCCGCTACATCTTTGACCTCTTTTACAAGCGGAAAGCCATCAGCAGAG AACTCTATGAATATTGTATTAAAGAAGGCTATGCAGACAAAAACCTGATTGCAAAATGGAAAAAGCAAGGGTATGAGAACTTGTGCTGCCTGCGGTGCATTCAGACAAGGGACACCAACTTCGGGACGAACTGCATCTGCCGTGTGCCCAAAAGCAAGCTGGAAGTG GGCCGCATCATCGAGTGCACACACTGTGGCTGCCGTGGCTGCTCTGGCTGA